Proteins encoded together in one Planctopirus ephydatiae window:
- a CDS encoding carbon storage regulator → MLVLSRKYLESVRFELTEPLPAGTIIEVRLVRIGNQTVRLGIEAPTSINIVRDELTHAPELKADSAA, encoded by the coding sequence ATGCTGGTTCTGTCTCGTAAGTACTTGGAGTCTGTGCGATTTGAACTCACTGAGCCACTCCCGGCCGGCACCATCATCGAGGTGCGTTTGGTGCGGATTGGTAACCAAACAGTGCGACTGGGAATTGAGGCTCCCACTTCCATCAACATTGTTCGTGATGAACTGACTCACGCACCCGAACTCAAAGCTGATTCAGCCGCTTAA
- a CDS encoding MarR family winged helix-turn-helix transcriptional regulator, with product MDGPHTPQHHAHEVQRQLPLDLDPRDRLQLLPIPQGERDLLLAICDQDPTTFTWQAPAKQLAELLHCHPGTITRRSAKCATAGLLEVEARPGRPSRLTITPAAFAGQVMPQPSRRQRRAKSPGAVPMLPAPSIETTSRTANHRRRKRDVAGELMTVTLYWVGLVVELVTGCAQTPNPQRSRSWRKPLPDQLEFTFAPEPTAQTPAVACGDSANPHPQRANLPRKPRKVAESASAEAPSPCANPETPSAQTPSIESIDRKKNPSISLLEKKPRIEWGVVPITASALKTNPPLIRKLHQAAARSGFEVPLEQFAALCCYVGRICVKSTDNPAGMLHYLLTNERDQLGNICLDRPEPIDRKQAKDIFTHEAAMQPRAAPRQPITQVATNIQGTPPRPSAAKPGPDKFDVLRQAIAARRPPTDDPSRMDAVLSQIPKV from the coding sequence ATGGACGGCCCCCATACACCCCAACACCATGCGCATGAGGTGCAGCGACAACTGCCCCTCGACCTCGACCCGCGAGACCGGCTGCAGCTCCTGCCGATCCCCCAGGGCGAACGCGATCTGCTCCTGGCCATCTGCGATCAGGATCCCACAACGTTCACCTGGCAGGCTCCCGCGAAGCAACTGGCCGAACTGCTCCACTGTCACCCGGGCACGATCACCAGGCGATCCGCCAAGTGTGCGACCGCCGGATTGCTCGAGGTGGAAGCCCGACCGGGAAGGCCCAGCCGGTTGACGATCACTCCAGCGGCCTTCGCGGGCCAGGTGATGCCTCAGCCGAGTCGTCGCCAACGTCGAGCGAAATCACCAGGGGCAGTGCCCATGCTGCCCGCTCCCTCGATCGAGACTACATCCCGAACTGCCAACCATCGGCGCCGAAAGCGGGATGTTGCGGGTGAGCTGATGACGGTGACCCTGTATTGGGTGGGCCTGGTGGTGGAGCTGGTGACCGGTTGTGCGCAAACCCCGAACCCCCAGCGCTCCAGATCATGGCGCAAACCCCTGCCAGACCAGTTGGAGTTCACCTTTGCGCCAGAACCTACAGCACAAACCCCAGCAGTGGCCTGTGGTGACAGCGCAAACCCCCACCCCCAGCGCGCCAACCTGCCGCGCAAACCCCGGAAAGTGGCCGAAAGCGCTAGCGCCGAAGCCCCAAGTCCCTGCGCAAACCCCGAAACCCCCAGCGCTCAAACCCCCTCTATAGAGTCTATAGATAGAAAGAAGAATCCTTCTATCTCTCTATTAGAGAAGAAACCCCGGATCGAGTGGGGTGTGGTACCGATCACCGCTTCAGCGCTGAAGACGAATCCCCCCTTGATCAGGAAGCTGCACCAGGCGGCCGCCAGGAGTGGCTTCGAAGTTCCCCTGGAACAGTTCGCCGCCCTGTGCTGTTACGTGGGCCGGATCTGCGTGAAGTCCACCGACAACCCGGCCGGGATGCTGCATTACCTGCTGACCAACGAACGCGACCAGTTGGGCAACATCTGCCTCGATCGGCCCGAACCCATCGACCGGAAACAGGCCAAAGACATCTTTACCCATGAAGCCGCGATGCAGCCCAGGGCGGCCCCCAGACAGCCAATCACTCAAGTGGCCACGAACATCCAGGGAACGCCTCCCCGCCCATCAGCGGCGAAGCCAGGGCCGGATAAATTCGATGTGTTGCGGCAAGCGATCGCCGCCAGACGCCCCCCTACGGATGACCCTTCCCGCATGGATGCGGTTCTCTCACAGATCCCGAAGGTATGA
- a CDS encoding tyrosine-type recombinase/integrase, whose product MTQTITVSPVSLKTLKEPPALQLFVIDQPPPSIQATTLRLCYAEKIYPDLQERLEDRKIKLSTIKIYEEVIEHWERLMPAATDVSTIDRNMIRTFRSKLLKETLKRARMGKKAHRSPATVNKLMRHLKPLIIRLWPPDRHNPGGLALVEYFEFPEALSEDKHLPFTYSLKDLSRLYWNAAACRPTTLRRYSPLHEPDLWRLAFTLGFAAGPRTWDLFGLTWDDIGWTDFRYGSIQFRATKTQKMQRIPLSKEARYHLDLVKEKNFDPMHVFPRFKPNKTFYQTWNRICQAAQVTTSKSDRAPRFEDFRKTCSTAYDDLAPGVGPWITGHELQGVNARNYQNPTKRVLKAVYRLKQPLAFREGAGLRTPAPVAPFPSN is encoded by the coding sequence ATGACACAAACCATTACAGTTTCCCCTGTTTCTCTGAAAACCCTCAAAGAACCGCCAGCTCTGCAACTGTTTGTGATCGACCAGCCGCCGCCATCGATTCAGGCAACAACACTCAGGCTCTGCTACGCCGAGAAGATTTATCCCGACCTGCAGGAACGTCTCGAAGACCGGAAGATCAAGCTTTCCACGATCAAAATCTACGAGGAAGTGATCGAGCATTGGGAACGGCTCATGCCAGCCGCGACCGATGTGTCAACGATCGACAGAAACATGATTCGCACCTTTCGATCAAAGCTTTTGAAAGAGACTTTGAAAAGAGCCAGGATGGGAAAGAAAGCCCATCGTTCACCAGCGACCGTCAACAAGTTGATGCGGCACTTAAAGCCACTGATCATCAGGTTGTGGCCTCCAGATCGGCACAATCCTGGCGGGTTGGCCTTGGTCGAATACTTCGAGTTCCCCGAGGCATTGAGCGAGGACAAACACTTGCCCTTCACCTACAGCCTCAAGGATCTTTCGAGGCTGTATTGGAATGCAGCTGCCTGCAGGCCGACCACTTTGCGAAGATACTCACCCCTGCACGAACCAGATTTGTGGAGGTTGGCATTCACGCTAGGCTTTGCTGCAGGCCCAAGAACCTGGGATCTGTTCGGCCTGACCTGGGACGACATTGGCTGGACAGACTTTCGATACGGTTCGATTCAATTCAGGGCCACAAAAACTCAAAAAATGCAGCGGATTCCGTTGAGCAAAGAAGCCCGTTATCACCTCGATCTGGTGAAGGAGAAGAACTTCGATCCAATGCATGTCTTTCCTCGATTCAAGCCCAACAAGACGTTTTATCAGACTTGGAATCGAATCTGTCAGGCAGCACAGGTGACAACCTCCAAATCGGATCGTGCCCCTCGTTTCGAGGACTTTCGCAAGACTTGCTCAACTGCATACGACGACCTGGCACCAGGAGTGGGCCCCTGGATCACTGGGCACGAACTGCAAGGAGTGAATGCTCGCAATTACCAGAATCCCACGAAGCGGGTTCTGAAAGCGGTGTACCGACTCAAGCAGCCCCTGGCTTTCCGAGAAGGTGCAGGGCTGCGTACGCCGGCGCCAGTTGCACCATTTCCATCGAACTGA
- a CDS encoding carboxylesterase/lipase family protein: MTRLTRRTLIVAAAVFVALFPLAVTPLRAQTAPQVTIDSGKLEGVNSDGLHVFKGIPYAAPPIGELRWRAPQPVKKWAGVRKAHNYGHDAPQKLSGNQDEDCLFLNVWAPADASARPYPVMVWIHGGGFIQGSGKINGESFANRGIVFVSINYRLGRFGAFAHPALLKSLPNGEPPANFWLQDQVAALQWVQRNIVQFGGDPNRVTIFGVSAGGTSVNLLMTSPLAKGLFQRAIAQSGIGGYGPYRRLRDEHRGREPLTVLGERYAKSQGVSDKADVAAALRALPWSTVAKGGTEEDGGGFEIVVDGVSLLDDPQIIFEQGRQNRVPFIGGCNSFEGNLSLVLPWTDQPPKAEVEKRLDKLAPLYGRKPNDSALWADLYGDVFFRASTLHLVGSMEPTSTPAWTYYFDYVRGRVKNSRGAGHGSEVGFVFDNLILPGTADREMSRAMQGHWIQFAKTGDPNGSGLPAWPGYSSKEPMTLVYGQDGITATRDLHKARFDLLFEAMNATWSNGSSAVTASDSSKPTPTGSAPKLSAEYEKALRERVSVLFEALRTGDIAKCVELSDPAVVAAKGKDVAEKFFKSVSGLIKFAKVKAEDRTIKSIAVSDDGRSARVTIEVKLNGKTQPPSIEVWGLVDGKWYYRETTK, from the coding sequence ATGACACGACTTACTCGACGAACTCTAATTGTTGCAGCGGCCGTGTTTGTCGCATTGTTCCCTCTGGCAGTCACTCCGTTGCGGGCCCAGACCGCTCCACAGGTCACAATCGACAGTGGCAAACTCGAAGGGGTAAACAGCGACGGGCTGCACGTTTTCAAGGGCATCCCGTATGCCGCGCCGCCGATTGGGGAGCTGCGCTGGCGAGCGCCTCAGCCGGTCAAGAAGTGGGCTGGCGTGCGGAAGGCCCACAATTACGGCCACGATGCACCGCAAAAACTCTCGGGCAATCAGGACGAGGATTGTTTGTTTCTGAATGTGTGGGCTCCGGCAGACGCGTCGGCGCGGCCTTATCCCGTCATGGTGTGGATACACGGCGGCGGGTTCATTCAGGGGAGCGGCAAGATCAACGGCGAGTCGTTCGCCAATCGCGGCATTGTCTTTGTGTCGATCAATTACCGGCTGGGACGCTTCGGGGCGTTCGCTCATCCGGCACTCTTGAAGAGTCTTCCCAACGGCGAGCCGCCCGCGAATTTCTGGTTGCAGGATCAAGTCGCCGCGCTCCAATGGGTGCAGAGAAACATAGTTCAGTTCGGCGGCGATCCGAATCGCGTGACGATCTTCGGTGTTTCGGCGGGCGGAACGTCGGTCAACCTGTTGATGACGTCGCCGCTCGCGAAAGGTCTGTTTCAACGCGCGATCGCGCAGAGCGGCATCGGCGGGTACGGACCGTATCGGCGCTTGCGGGACGAACATCGCGGGCGCGAGCCACTGACTGTGCTCGGCGAGCGCTACGCAAAGTCTCAGGGAGTGTCTGACAAGGCCGATGTCGCGGCGGCGCTGCGAGCATTGCCGTGGAGTACCGTCGCGAAAGGTGGCACTGAAGAGGACGGCGGCGGCTTTGAGATTGTCGTCGATGGAGTCAGCCTGCTAGACGACCCGCAGATCATCTTTGAGCAAGGCCGGCAGAATCGCGTCCCGTTCATTGGCGGCTGCAACAGCTTCGAAGGCAACCTGTCGCTCGTATTACCGTGGACCGATCAACCGCCCAAGGCTGAAGTCGAGAAGCGGCTCGACAAGCTCGCTCCGCTTTACGGTCGCAAACCGAACGACTCCGCATTGTGGGCCGATCTCTACGGCGACGTCTTCTTCCGCGCGAGCACGCTACATCTGGTGGGGTCGATGGAGCCGACGAGCACACCCGCGTGGACTTACTACTTCGACTATGTGCGTGGTCGCGTAAAGAACTCGCGTGGTGCGGGGCACGGCAGCGAAGTGGGGTTTGTATTCGACAACCTGATCCTCCCGGGCACCGCTGATCGCGAGATGAGCCGCGCGATGCAGGGCCACTGGATTCAATTCGCCAAGACCGGCGACCCCAACGGCTCCGGCCTTCCCGCGTGGCCCGGCTATTCATCGAAAGAACCGATGACGCTGGTCTATGGCCAAGACGGCATCACGGCAACGCGCGACCTCCACAAGGCGCGTTTCGACCTGCTCTTCGAGGCGATGAACGCGACTTGGTCGAATGGCTCTAGCGCCGTGACGGCAAGTGATTCATCAAAGCCAACGCCGACAGGCTCCGCTCCAAAGCTGTCCGCCGAGTATGAGAAAGCCCTGCGCGAACGAGTGAGCGTGCTGTTCGAGGCTTTGCGAACTGGCGACATCGCAAAGTGCGTCGAGCTTTCCGACCCCGCCGTTGTGGCAGCGAAGGGAAAAGATGTCGCCGAGAAGTTTTTCAAGTCGGTCAGCGGGCTGATCAAGTTCGCGAAGGTGAAGGCGGAAGATCGGACCATCAAGTCGATCGCCGTCAGCGACGACGGTCGGTCAGCACGCGTGACGATCGAAGTCAAATTGAACGGCAAGACGCAGCCGCCTAGCATCGAAGTCTGGGGGCTGGTCGATGGCAAATGGTATTACCGTGAAACGACGAAGTAA
- a CDS encoding SOS response-associated peptidase, translating to MCGRYTLRTELKLLAELYGFQPISLPWTPRYNIAPTQLVAAVRLSADASSRELDMLRWGLAPSWAKEIPKGRPMINARADTVAEKPTFRAAFKRRRCLILADGFYEWHQDEETKEPYYIRMRDERPFAMAGLWEHWDKGPQPLESATIITTAPNELMAKFHHRMPVILDPDLADVWLDPGIEEPEELLPLLKPYPEEQMEAYVVSARVNHVKDDSPQCIEPWKDGKAERTFDW from the coding sequence ATGTGCGGCCGATACACCCTGCGAACAGAACTCAAACTCCTGGCTGAACTGTATGGTTTCCAGCCGATCAGTCTCCCCTGGACGCCCCGTTACAACATCGCACCCACCCAGCTCGTGGCAGCCGTGAGGCTATCGGCGGATGCCAGTTCCCGAGAGTTGGATATGCTCCGTTGGGGCCTGGCACCGAGCTGGGCCAAAGAGATCCCCAAAGGGCGGCCCATGATCAACGCCCGGGCCGATACCGTGGCCGAGAAACCGACATTCCGAGCGGCCTTCAAACGCCGCCGCTGTTTGATCTTGGCCGATGGTTTCTACGAATGGCACCAGGACGAAGAAACCAAAGAGCCGTACTACATTCGCATGCGGGATGAACGACCGTTCGCGATGGCCGGACTATGGGAACATTGGGACAAAGGCCCGCAGCCGCTGGAGAGTGCCACGATCATCACCACCGCGCCCAACGAGCTGATGGCAAAGTTCCATCATCGCATGCCAGTCATCCTCGACCCGGACCTGGCCGACGTATGGCTGGATCCAGGGATTGAAGAGCCGGAAGAACTCCTGCCACTGCTGAAGCCATACCCTGAAGAGCAAATGGAGGCCTACGTGGTCAGTGCCCGAGTGAATCATGTGAAGGATGATTCACCCCAATGCATCGAACCATGGAAAGACGGCAAAGCCGAACGAACCTTCGACTGGTGA
- a CDS encoding formylglycine-generating enzyme family protein, with the protein MRNFAVVCIVLFTMAGTAFSETPEPPKKLAADLGGGVKMELVLIPAGKFKMGSGESAEDTAAYFNKTYRENFPADGLGGLEANLFENEHPQHDVRITKPFYMGTYPVTRGQFKQFIADTGYKTDKEKDKKLLAWGWDSDKKQFSNDEKYSWENTGFKQTDEHPVVNVTWNDAAAFCKWLSKKEGKTYRLPTEAEWEYSYRAGTTTRYPSGEDPKTLGKVPELADLADATVRAKTPDWKYMIRHTDNYVFTSPVGNSKPNAFGLYDMHGNAFQWCSDWYGGTYYAKSPADDPTGPDSGRERVIRGGTWTFRPLGARSAERNKTEPDGRNCAAGFRVAWTQE; encoded by the coding sequence ATGAGAAACTTCGCGGTCGTGTGCATCGTACTTTTCACAATGGCGGGGACCGCTTTCAGCGAGACACCAGAGCCGCCGAAGAAGCTTGCGGCAGACTTGGGCGGCGGGGTGAAGATGGAACTGGTGCTCATCCCGGCAGGCAAGTTCAAGATGGGCAGCGGCGAGTCGGCGGAGGACACGGCGGCCTACTTCAACAAGACCTACCGCGAGAATTTTCCGGCGGACGGGCTGGGGGGACTGGAAGCAAACTTATTCGAAAATGAGCATCCGCAGCACGACGTGCGGATCACGAAGCCGTTCTACATGGGCACGTACCCAGTCACGCGAGGTCAGTTCAAGCAATTTATCGCTGACACTGGCTACAAGACGGACAAGGAAAAGGACAAGAAGCTGCTGGCATGGGGCTGGGACTCTGACAAGAAGCAGTTCAGCAACGACGAGAAGTATTCTTGGGAAAACACGGGTTTCAAGCAGACTGACGAGCACCCCGTGGTGAATGTCACCTGGAACGACGCAGCGGCTTTCTGCAAGTGGCTCAGCAAGAAGGAAGGTAAGACCTATCGATTGCCCACGGAGGCGGAGTGGGAATACTCGTACCGCGCCGGAACGACAACGCGGTACCCCAGCGGCGAAGATCCCAAGACGTTGGGCAAAGTTCCAGAACTGGCCGACCTAGCGGACGCTACGGTTCGAGCGAAAACTCCGGACTGGAAGTACATGATCCGGCACACCGACAACTACGTCTTCACGTCGCCGGTAGGGAATTCAAAGCCCAATGCCTTCGGGCTGTACGACATGCACGGAAACGCTTTTCAGTGGTGCTCGGATTGGTATGGGGGGACATACTATGCCAAGTCCCCCGCCGACGATCCGACCGGCCCTGATTCCGGTAGGGAACGTGTCATCCGTGGTGGAACCTGGACCTTCAGGCCGCTCGGTGCCCGTTCCGCCGAGCGAAACAAGACAGAGCCGGACGGACGGAATTGCGCCGCAGGATTCCGCGTTGCCTGGACTCAAGAGTAG
- a CDS encoding SRPBCC family protein encodes MEIAIETIVDASIERVWDAWVTPADITQWNFASDDWCCPNATIDLAAGGKFNYRMEAKDGSMGFDFEGTFTTVEPRTAIEYKLADNRGVRISFTHTESGVRVVETFDAEDKNSAEQQRQGWQCILNNFKIHAEQRQITKP; translated from the coding sequence ATGGAAATAGCAATTGAGACAATCGTTGACGCGTCAATCGAACGTGTGTGGGATGCGTGGGTAACGCCTGCCGATATCACACAATGGAACTTCGCGTCTGACGATTGGTGTTGCCCAAATGCGACCATCGATTTGGCTGCCGGCGGAAAGTTCAACTACCGCATGGAGGCCAAAGATGGCTCGATGGGATTCGATTTTGAAGGCACGTTCACGACTGTCGAGCCTCGAACGGCGATCGAATACAAGCTCGCTGATAATCGGGGAGTCAGAATCAGCTTCACGCATACAGAATCAGGAGTTCGCGTCGTTGAAACTTTCGATGCAGAAGACAAAAACTCCGCCGAACAGCAAAGACAGGGCTGGCAATGCATACTAAACAACTTCAAGATACACGCAGAACAACGGCAAATAACCAAGCCGTGA